One region of Asterias rubens chromosome 5, eAstRub1.3, whole genome shotgun sequence genomic DNA includes:
- the LOC117290192 gene encoding uncharacterized protein LOC117290192, with protein MVLSQAKIEFCIVNDESFEFWQRVQEQALESYTMREVFSMDSTVRIDAIQNLSKFHSNSVVEALLDLCNDPDENVRAVAALSLARVAEPSNKYGIKRMMHLLKDKDMLVREGGCLALGHIKASEAASELVNLWRNDAISNVREAAQIALEKIGGEEAQKAMHITKVLSEPSIIASKELITKMAFMSAYFTFQPE; from the exons ATGGTTTTAAGCCAAGCCAAGATtg AGTTCTGCATCGTGAATGATGAGTCGTTTGAGTTTTGGCAGAGAGTACAGGAACAAGCTCTAGAGAGTTACACCATGAGGGAGGTGTTCAGTATGGACTCTACTGTACGCATTGACGCTATACAGAATCTCA GCAAATTCCACAGTAACTCCGTCGTGGAAGCACTCCTGGATCTTTGCAATGACCCAGACGAGAACGTACGTGCAGTTGCTGCTCTGTCCCTTGCCCGGGTCGCAGAACCGAGCAATAAGTACGGCATAAAACGCATGATGCATCTACTGAAGGACAAAGACATGCTGGTCAGAGAAGGTGGTTGCCTAGCCCTGGGGCATATCAAGGCATCCGAGGCTGCTTCAGAACTTGTCAACCTCTG GAGAAATGATGCCATCTCTAATGTAAGGGAAGCTGCTCAAATTGCCCTGGAGAAGATCGGCGGTGAAGAGGCTCAGAAGGCAATGCATATCACCAAAGTGCTAAGcgaacccag TATTATCGCATCCAAAGAGTTGATTACTAAAATGGCGTTCATGAGTGCATACTTCACATTTCAGCCTGAGTAG